In Streptomyces sp. TS71-3, the following proteins share a genomic window:
- a CDS encoding DUF4193 domain-containing protein: MATDYDTPRKTDDDLNEDSIEELKARRNDKSTSTVDVDEFEAAEGLELPGADLSNEELAVRVLPKQQDEFTCMSCFLVHHRSQLAREKNGQPICRDCD; the protein is encoded by the coding sequence ATGGCAACGGATTACGACACCCCACGTAAGACCGATGACGACCTCAACGAGGACAGCATCGAAGAGCTGAAGGCCCGGCGGAACGACAAGTCCACCTCGACTGTCGACGTGGACGAGTTCGAGGCCGCGGAAGGCCTGGAGCTGCCGGGCGCGGACCTCTCGAACGAGGAACTGGCCGTCCGGGTGCTGCCCAAGCAGCAGGACGAGTTCACCTGCATGAGCTGCTTCCTGGTCCACCACCGCAGCCAGCTGGCCCGTGAGAAGAACGGCCAGCCCATCTGCCGCGACTGCGACTGA
- a CDS encoding ferrochelatase yields MPEELDSTPYDALLLLSFGGPEGPDDVIPFLENVTRGRGIPQERLKEVGRHYYLFGGVSPINDQNRALLDALRKDFAEHGLDLPVYWGNRNWAPYLTDTLREMAAAGRRRVLTVATSAYASYSGCRQYRENLAEALATLESEGLEPPRIDKLRHYFNHPGFLEPMIDGVLASLADLPADVRDGAHLAFTTHSIPQASADTSGPVEGHGDGGAYVAQHLDVARLIADAVRERTGAEHPWRLVYQSRSGAPHIPWLEPDICDHLEELHAAGAPSAVMVPIGFVSDHMEVKYDLDTEATAKAEELGLPVRRSPTVGADPRFAAAVRELVVERAATERGLPVRRCALGELGPSHDVCPVGCCPARAPKPAAAGADSPYA; encoded by the coding sequence ATGCCCGAAGAGCTGGATTCCACCCCTTACGACGCCTTGCTGCTGCTCTCGTTCGGCGGCCCCGAGGGCCCCGACGACGTCATCCCGTTCCTGGAGAACGTGACCCGGGGCCGCGGCATCCCCCAGGAGCGCCTGAAGGAGGTGGGGCGGCACTACTACCTCTTCGGCGGGGTCAGCCCCATCAACGACCAGAACCGCGCCCTGCTCGACGCCCTCCGCAAGGACTTCGCCGAGCACGGCCTGGACCTCCCCGTGTACTGGGGCAACCGCAACTGGGCCCCCTATCTCACCGACACCCTGCGCGAGATGGCCGCCGCCGGCAGGCGGCGCGTCCTGACGGTGGCCACCAGCGCCTACGCCTCGTACTCGGGCTGCCGCCAGTACCGCGAGAACCTCGCCGAGGCGCTGGCGACCCTGGAGTCCGAGGGCCTGGAGCCGCCCCGGATCGACAAGCTGCGGCACTACTTCAACCACCCGGGCTTCCTGGAGCCCATGATCGACGGCGTGCTGGCCTCGCTGGCCGATCTGCCCGCGGACGTGCGCGACGGCGCCCACCTCGCGTTCACCACCCACTCCATCCCGCAGGCGTCCGCCGACACCTCCGGGCCCGTCGAAGGCCACGGCGACGGCGGCGCCTACGTGGCACAGCACCTGGACGTGGCGCGGCTGATCGCCGACGCGGTCCGGGAGCGTACGGGGGCCGAGCACCCGTGGCGCCTCGTCTACCAGTCCCGTTCGGGCGCCCCGCACATCCCCTGGCTTGAGCCGGACATCTGCGACCACCTTGAGGAGCTGCACGCCGCCGGGGCGCCCTCCGCGGTGATGGTCCCCATCGGCTTCGTCTCCGACCACATGGAGGTCAAGTACGACCTGGACACGGAGGCGACCGCCAAGGCCGAGGAACTGGGCCTGCCGGTGCGCCGCTCGCCCACGGTCGGCGCCGACCCGCGCTTCGCCGCGGCCGTGCGCGAGCTGGTCGTCGAGCGCGCCGCCACGGAGCGCGGCCTGCCGGTGCGCCGCTGCGCCCTGGGCGAGCTGGGCCCGAGCCACGACGTCTGCCCCGTGGGCTGCTGCCCGGCCCGCGCCCCCAAGCCCGCCGCCGCGGGCGCGGACAGCCCCTACGCGTGA
- a CDS encoding response regulator, whose product MVRVLVVDDEPQIVRALELNLKARAYEVDSAGDGATALRLAADRHPDVIVLDLGLPDMDGVDVIKDLRHWTRAPVLVLSARHSSDEKVQALDAGADDYVTKPFGMDELLARLRAAVRRAEPPGGESGVVVEAKGFTVDLGAKKVHRDGRDVRLTPTEWHLLEVLVKNAGRLVGQKQLLKEVWGPSYETETNYLRVYMAQLRRKLEENPSHPRHFITEPGMGYRFER is encoded by the coding sequence ATGGTCCGCGTGCTCGTGGTCGACGACGAACCGCAGATCGTGCGCGCGCTTGAGCTCAACCTGAAGGCGCGCGCCTACGAGGTCGACTCGGCCGGCGACGGCGCCACGGCGCTTCGGCTCGCCGCCGACCGGCACCCCGATGTGATCGTGCTGGACCTGGGCCTGCCCGACATGGACGGCGTGGACGTGATCAAGGACCTGCGGCACTGGACGCGGGCTCCGGTGCTGGTGCTCTCCGCCCGGCACAGCTCCGACGAGAAGGTCCAGGCGCTGGACGCCGGCGCCGACGACTACGTCACCAAGCCGTTCGGCATGGACGAGCTGCTCGCCAGGCTCCGCGCAGCCGTCCGCCGTGCCGAGCCGCCCGGCGGCGAGTCGGGCGTCGTCGTGGAGGCGAAGGGGTTCACCGTCGACCTGGGCGCGAAGAAGGTCCACCGGGACGGCCGTGACGTACGCCTCACGCCCACGGAATGGCACCTGCTGGAGGTCCTGGTCAAGAACGCGGGCCGGCTGGTCGGGCAGAAGCAGCTGCTCAAGGAGGTCTGGGGGCCCTCGTACGAGACCGAGACGAACTACCTGCGGGTGTACATGGCCCAGCTCCGCCGCAAGCTGGAGGAGAACCCCTCCCACCCCCGGCACTTCATCACGGAACCGGGGATGGGCTACCGCTTCGAGCGGTAG
- a CDS encoding DUF3710 domain-containing protein has protein sequence MFGRRKKNDPADAAVDTADEASEAEQVDDIAEGDAAEDTERERVRLEPEPRPDGPWDSTEVGNAGEGRVDLGGMFIPGVDGMELRVEVAGESIVAATVVLKDSAIQLQAFAAPKREGIWTDVREEIATGITQQGGVIDEVEGPLGWELRAQVPVQLPDGKGGFQVVRFVGVDGPRWFLRGVISGQGAVQPQAAGLLEQIFRDTVVVRGEGPMAPRDPIVLKLPDDAQMVPEGVQQEEQAGSRFSGGMGQLARGPEITEVR, from the coding sequence GTGTTCGGACGTCGCAAGAAGAATGACCCCGCCGACGCCGCCGTGGACACGGCGGACGAGGCCAGCGAGGCCGAGCAGGTCGACGACATCGCGGAAGGCGATGCAGCCGAGGACACCGAGCGGGAGCGTGTCCGGCTGGAGCCGGAGCCCCGCCCCGACGGCCCGTGGGACAGCACCGAGGTCGGCAACGCCGGCGAGGGCCGCGTCGACCTGGGAGGCATGTTCATCCCCGGGGTCGACGGCATGGAGCTGCGCGTCGAGGTCGCCGGGGAGTCGATCGTCGCCGCCACCGTCGTCCTGAAGGACAGCGCCATCCAGCTCCAGGCGTTCGCCGCGCCGAAGCGCGAGGGCATCTGGACGGACGTCCGCGAGGAGATCGCCACCGGGATCACCCAGCAGGGCGGCGTCATCGACGAGGTCGAGGGGCCGCTGGGCTGGGAGCTGCGCGCCCAGGTCCCGGTGCAGCTCCCGGACGGCAAGGGCGGCTTCCAGGTCGTCCGGTTCGTCGGTGTGGACGGGCCCCGCTGGTTCCTGCGCGGGGTGATCTCCGGGCAGGGCGCGGTCCAGCCGCAGGCGGCCGGCCTGCTGGAGCAGATCTTCCGCGACACCGTCGTGGTGCGCGGCGAGGGCCCGATGGCGCCCCGCGACCCCATCGTGCTCAAGCTGCCGGACGACGCGCAGATGGTGCCCGAAGGGGTTCAGCAGGAGGAGCAGGCCGGATCCCGGTTCTCCGGGGGAATGGGGCAGCTCGCTCGCGGACCCGAGATCACCGAGGTGCGCTGA
- a CDS encoding inositol monophosphatase family protein — MTSSAQSGQPDQPEKSAESGRTPRSDQSTQSTQSPQPGPAERAERDELLALAKEAARRAGTLLRDGRPADLGVAATKSSPIDVVTEMDIAAEKLITGFLGEHRPADGFLGEEGASRTGTSGVRWVIDPLDGTVNYLYGLPTWSVSIAAERDGETVVGVVEVPMRGETFHAVLGGGAYAGEQRLRCRADAPLEQSLVATGFNYVTTVRDHQAEVARQLVPQVRDIRRGGSAAVDLCDLAAGRLDAYFERGLNPWDMAAGDLIAREAGALTGGRPGERPSYDLALAATPGVFAPLQRILDELGAWHD, encoded by the coding sequence GTGACCAGCTCCGCGCAGTCCGGCCAGCCCGATCAGCCCGAGAAGTCCGCAGAGTCCGGCCGGACCCCCCGGTCCGACCAGAGCACGCAGAGCACGCAGTCCCCGCAGCCCGGCCCGGCAGAGCGGGCCGAGCGCGACGAGCTCCTCGCCCTCGCCAAGGAGGCGGCCCGCAGGGCGGGCACGCTGCTGCGCGACGGCCGCCCCGCCGACCTCGGTGTCGCCGCCACCAAGTCGAGCCCCATCGACGTCGTCACGGAGATGGACATCGCCGCCGAGAAACTGATCACCGGCTTCCTCGGGGAGCACCGGCCCGCGGACGGCTTCCTCGGAGAGGAGGGCGCCTCCCGTACCGGCACCAGCGGGGTGCGCTGGGTGATCGACCCGCTCGACGGCACCGTGAACTACCTCTACGGCCTGCCCACCTGGTCGGTGTCGATCGCCGCGGAGCGCGACGGGGAGACCGTCGTCGGGGTCGTGGAGGTGCCGATGCGCGGGGAGACGTTCCACGCCGTGCTCGGCGGCGGGGCGTACGCGGGCGAGCAGCGGCTGCGCTGCCGTGCCGACGCGCCCCTGGAGCAGTCCCTCGTGGCCACCGGTTTCAACTACGTGACCACCGTCCGCGACCACCAGGCTGAGGTGGCCCGGCAGCTCGTCCCCCAGGTCAGGGACATCCGGCGGGGCGGCTCGGCCGCGGTCGACCTGTGCGATCTCGCCGCCGGGCGGCTCGACGCGTACTTCGAGCGCGGCCTCAACCCGTGGGACATGGCCGCCGGCGACCTGATCGCGCGCGAGGCGGGTGCCCTCACCGGCGGCCGGCCCGGCGAGCGGCCGTCCTATGACCTCGCGCTGGCGGCCACGCCCGGCGTCTTCGCGCCGCTCCAGCGGATCCTGGACGAGCTGGGCGCCTGGCACGACTAG
- a CDS encoding HAMP domain-containing sensor histidine kinase, translated as MAAPPAPPSAPPKPTWDPRRPDPFPWLRPTIRIRLTLLYGGMFLIAGILLLSIIYLLAAQAVHVGNDLPFTIVSGQVTVRSDACPNLDSFTGPRDDVMDALNACVNQQRHEALDNLLSRSLLALLGLAVIAFAFGYAMAGRVLSPLGRITRTARRVAGSDLSRRIELDGPDDEFKELADTFDDMLNRLERAFTAQQRFVGNASHELRTPLAINRTLLEVHLSDPDAPPELQQLGKTLLATNERSEQLVEGLLLLARSDNQIVERGPVDLAEVASRAIDQVRAEADQAGVQIRGERAAAVVQGNGVLLERIALNLVQNAVRYNVPRDGWVEVTTEARNRQAVLLVANTGPVVPAYEIDNLFEPFRRLRTERTGSDKGVGLGLSIVRSVARAHGGWIGAEPREGGGLVMRVTLPM; from the coding sequence GTGGCCGCACCCCCCGCGCCGCCCTCGGCGCCCCCGAAGCCGACCTGGGACCCCAGGCGGCCCGACCCGTTCCCCTGGCTGCGCCCGACGATCCGCATACGCCTGACCCTGCTGTACGGCGGCATGTTCCTGATCGCCGGCATCCTGCTGCTGTCGATCATCTACCTGCTGGCCGCGCAGGCCGTGCACGTCGGCAACGACCTGCCGTTCACGATCGTCTCCGGCCAGGTCACGGTCCGTAGCGACGCGTGCCCCAACCTGGACTCCTTCACGGGCCCCCGTGACGACGTGATGGACGCGCTGAACGCCTGCGTCAACCAGCAGCGGCACGAGGCGCTGGACAACCTCCTCAGCCGCTCCCTGCTGGCCCTGCTGGGCCTCGCCGTGATCGCGTTCGCCTTCGGGTACGCGATGGCGGGCCGGGTGCTCTCGCCGCTCGGCCGCATCACGCGTACCGCGCGCCGAGTGGCCGGATCGGACCTGTCCCGGCGCATCGAGCTGGATGGTCCCGACGACGAGTTCAAGGAGCTCGCCGACACCTTCGACGACATGCTGAACCGGCTGGAGCGCGCCTTCACCGCGCAGCAGCGCTTCGTCGGGAACGCCTCGCACGAGCTGCGCACCCCGCTCGCGATCAACCGCACGCTCCTGGAGGTGCACCTGTCCGACCCGGACGCCCCGCCCGAGCTCCAGCAGCTCGGCAAGACCCTGCTCGCGACGAACGAGCGCAGCGAGCAGCTCGTCGAGGGCCTGCTGCTGCTCGCACGCAGCGACAACCAGATCGTGGAGCGGGGCCCCGTCGACCTGGCCGAGGTCGCCTCGCGCGCGATCGACCAGGTGCGCGCGGAGGCGGACCAGGCCGGAGTGCAGATCCGCGGCGAGCGGGCGGCCGCGGTGGTGCAGGGCAACGGAGTGCTGCTGGAGAGGATCGCCCTCAACCTCGTGCAGAATGCGGTGCGCTACAACGTCCCCCGGGACGGCTGGGTGGAGGTGACGACCGAGGCCCGGAACAGGCAGGCGGTACTGCTGGTGGCGAACACCGGACCCGTGGTGCCCGCCTACGAGATCGACAACCTCTTCGAGCCGTTCAGGAGGCTGCGCACCGAGCGGACAGGAAGTGACAAAGGCGTCGGACTCGGCCTGTCCATCGTGCGCTCGGTGGCGCGTGCACACGGCGGCTGGATCGGTGCGGAACCGCGCGAAGGCGGTGGGCTTGTGATGCGCGTCACCCTTCCGATGTGA
- a CDS encoding response regulator transcription factor: MRVLVVEDEQLLADAVATGLRREAMAVDVVYDGAAALERIGVNDYDVVVLDRDLPLVHGDDVCRKLVELGIPTRVLMLTASGDVSDRVEGLEIGADDYLPKPFAFTELIARVRALGRRTSLPLPPVLERAGIKLDPNRREVFRDGREVQLAPKEFAVLEVLLRSEGAVVSAEQLLEKAWDENTDPFTNVVRVTVMTLRRKLGEPAVIVTVPGSGYRI; encoded by the coding sequence GTGCGTGTACTCGTCGTCGAGGACGAGCAACTGCTCGCCGACGCGGTGGCCACCGGGCTGCGCAGGGAGGCCATGGCCGTGGACGTGGTCTACGACGGCGCCGCCGCGCTGGAACGGATCGGCGTCAACGACTACGACGTCGTCGTCCTCGACCGTGACCTGCCGCTCGTCCACGGCGACGACGTCTGCCGCAAGCTCGTCGAGCTGGGCATCCCCACCCGGGTCCTGATGCTCACCGCGTCGGGCGACGTCAGCGACCGGGTCGAGGGCCTGGAGATCGGCGCCGACGACTACCTGCCGAAGCCGTTCGCGTTCACCGAGCTCATCGCGCGCGTGCGGGCTCTCGGGCGGCGCACCAGCCTGCCGCTGCCGCCCGTCCTGGAGCGCGCCGGCATCAAGCTCGACCCCAACCGCCGCGAGGTCTTCCGGGACGGCCGGGAGGTCCAGCTCGCCCCCAAGGAGTTCGCCGTCCTGGAGGTGCTGTTGCGCAGCGAGGGCGCCGTGGTCTCCGCGGAGCAGCTCCTGGAGAAGGCCTGGGACGAGAACACCGACCCGTTCACCAATGTCGTGCGGGTGACCGTGATGACGCTGCGCCGCAAGCTCGGCGAGCCGGCCGTCATCGTCACCGTGCCCGGCTCCGGCTACCGGATCTGA
- a CDS encoding alginate lyase family protein, translating to MPDTPASPTATGHRRPRRRMFLAATGVATALVATFLAWPAANRADAAQAAFVHPGVVVSQAQLDFTRQKVNAGAQPWKGAYDQMKASNYASLSRQAKPRATVECGPYSDPNLGCTDEREDAIAAYTDSLVWYITRDAAYAKKSIELMDAWSGTIKDHTNSNAPLQTGWAGSSWAKAAEIIKSTYDGGWANESRFATMLRNVYLPKIIGGSNSNGNWELTMMEAATGISVFLDDQASYDKAMTKFMGRVPAYIYLDTDGDLPKTAPGSGLDTRDEIIGYWQGLSHFENGVTQETCRDFTHTGYGISSISHVAETSRIQGRDLYTGDVGTRIRYALGFQSKYELGSAPPSWLCGGTVKRGLGPVTEVGYNAMHNRLGNAMDNTQKLTVQNRPAGTNNLFVAWETLTHGDNPS from the coding sequence ATGCCAGACACTCCCGCCTCCCCCACCGCCACCGGGCACCGCAGACCACGCCGCCGGATGTTCCTCGCCGCCACCGGTGTGGCGACCGCTCTCGTGGCCACGTTCCTCGCCTGGCCCGCCGCGAACCGCGCCGACGCCGCGCAGGCCGCCTTCGTCCACCCGGGAGTGGTCGTCTCCCAGGCGCAGCTGGACTTCACCCGTCAGAAGGTGAACGCCGGCGCGCAGCCCTGGAAGGGCGCCTACGACCAGATGAAGGCCAGCAACTACGCCAGCCTGTCCCGCCAGGCCAAGCCCCGCGCCACCGTCGAGTGCGGCCCCTACTCGGATCCGAACCTCGGCTGCACCGATGAGCGCGAGGACGCCATCGCGGCGTACACCGACTCGCTCGTCTGGTACATCACCCGCGACGCCGCCTACGCGAAGAAGTCCATCGAGCTGATGGACGCCTGGTCCGGCACCATCAAGGACCACACCAACAGCAACGCCCCGCTCCAGACCGGCTGGGCGGGCTCCTCCTGGGCCAAGGCCGCCGAGATCATCAAGTCCACCTACGACGGCGGCTGGGCGAACGAGAGCCGCTTCGCGACCATGCTCCGCAACGTCTACCTGCCCAAGATCATCGGTGGCTCCAACTCCAACGGCAACTGGGAGCTGACGATGATGGAGGCCGCCACCGGCATCTCCGTCTTCCTCGACGACCAGGCGTCGTACGACAAGGCCATGACCAAGTTCATGGGCCGGGTGCCCGCCTACATCTACCTGGACACCGACGGCGACCTGCCCAAGACGGCGCCCGGCAGCGGCCTGGACACCCGGGACGAGATCATCGGCTACTGGCAGGGCCTCAGCCACTTCGAGAACGGCGTCACCCAGGAGACCTGCCGCGACTTCACGCACACCGGCTACGGCATCTCCTCGATCTCGCACGTCGCCGAGACCAGCCGCATCCAGGGCCGCGACCTCTACACCGGGGACGTCGGCACCCGCATCCGCTACGCCCTCGGGTTCCAGTCGAAGTACGAGCTGGGCTCGGCGCCGCCGAGCTGGCTGTGCGGCGGAACCGTCAAGCGGGGCCTCGGCCCGGTGACCGAGGTCGGCTACAACGCGATGCACAACCGCCTCGGCAACGCGATGGACAACACCCAGAAGCTCACGGTCCAGAACCGCCCCGCGGGCACCAACAACCTCTTCGTCGCCTGGGAGACCCTGACCCACGGGGACAACCCCAGCTGA
- the dut gene encoding dUTP diphosphatase, protein MQVKRIDPDVPLPSYAHPGDAGADLRTTEPCELAPGARAVLPTGVSLALPEGYAAFVHPRSGLAARCGVAMVNAPGTVDAGYRGEIKVIVVNLDPRESVRFERFDRVAQLVVQQVERVRFQEVAELPDSARADGGFGSTGGHAALSGDDGGHVGGNRYASVVSDREGQ, encoded by the coding sequence GTGCAGGTCAAGCGCATCGATCCGGACGTACCCCTGCCGTCGTACGCACATCCGGGGGACGCGGGGGCCGACCTCAGGACCACCGAGCCCTGCGAGCTCGCCCCCGGCGCACGGGCCGTGCTGCCCACCGGTGTTTCCCTCGCCCTGCCCGAGGGGTACGCGGCCTTCGTGCACCCCCGTTCGGGGCTCGCAGCGCGGTGCGGTGTCGCCATGGTGAATGCCCCGGGGACGGTGGATGCCGGGTACCGTGGAGAGATCAAGGTGATCGTGGTGAATCTCGATCCGCGCGAGTCCGTGCGGTTCGAGCGCTTCGACCGGGTTGCCCAGCTGGTCGTCCAGCAGGTCGAGAGAGTGCGCTTCCAGGAGGTCGCGGAGCTTCCCGACTCGGCGCGGGCCGACGGGGGCTTCGGTTCCACCGGCGGCCACGCCGCCCTGAGCGGTGACGACGGTGGGCACGTGGGTGGGAATCGATACGCTTCGGTCGTATCTGACCGGGAAGGACAGTGA
- a CDS encoding DUF3093 domain-containing protein, which yields MQPPVTAFEERLTAPRSWWLICFLVGIASALIALPFGSLPALGALVGGTAVAAVVASSYCSVRIRVVAGSLVAGEARIPVTALGASEVLGPKEAQAWRTYKADPRAFMLLRSYVPTALRVEITDPDDTTPYVYLSTRTPERLAKALAEAQAASETPSDARPEAQAD from the coding sequence ATGCAGCCCCCCGTCACCGCCTTCGAGGAACGACTGACCGCCCCCCGCTCCTGGTGGTTGATCTGCTTTCTGGTGGGGATCGCGTCGGCCCTGATCGCGCTGCCCTTCGGATCCCTGCCCGCCCTGGGCGCCCTCGTCGGCGGCACCGCCGTGGCGGCCGTGGTGGCCAGCTCGTACTGCTCGGTGCGGATCCGCGTGGTGGCCGGCTCGCTGGTCGCCGGAGAGGCCCGGATCCCGGTGACCGCGCTCGGCGCCTCGGAGGTCCTGGGGCCGAAGGAGGCCCAGGCCTGGCGGACCTACAAGGCCGACCCGCGGGCGTTCATGCTGCTGCGCAGCTACGTGCCGACGGCACTGCGCGTGGAGATCACCGACCCCGACGACACCACACCGTACGTGTACCTCTCGACACGCACCCCGGAGCGCCTGGCCAAGGCCCTGGCGGAGGCACAGGCGGCGTCCGAGACGCCGTCAGATGCACGGCCCGAGGCGCAGGCGGACTAG
- a CDS encoding ATP-binding protein has translation MGRGRLRIYLGAAPGVGKTYAMLAEAHRRLERGTDVVVGVVEHHGRPRTEVMVQGLEAVPRREVAYRDCSFAELDVDAVLARDPAVVLVDELAHGNVPGSARAKRWQDVEVLLGAGVDVISTVNIQHLESLGDVVESITGVRQLETVPDEVVRRADQIELVDMDPQALRRRMAHGNIYRPDRVDAALSHYFRPGNLTALRELALLWVADRVDECLQRYRGEHGIRSTWGARERIVVGLTGGPEGRTLIRRAVRLAEKGAGGEVLAVHVSHSDGLTAASPKELVVQRALVEELGGTFHHVIGEDVPEALLAFARGHNATQIVLGSSRRKAWQYVLGPGVGATVARDSGSDLDVHIVTHDEVAKGRGLPVARGAPLGRGRTAAGWAAGVAGPALLALLLARTGGDLGLANDVLLFLACTVAAALLGGLLPALASAAVGSLVLNWFFTYPTHRVSIADPKNMLAILVFVAVAVAVASVVDLAARRAQQAARLRAESQVLSSLAGNVLRGEAPLTALLERVRETFAMDSVALLERADGRTQWTCAGSVGPADLRRPEDADADMPVGDHMALALRGRVLPAEDRRVLAAFAAQAAVVLDRQRLMTEAAQARTLAEGNRIRTALLAAVSHDLRTPLAAIKAAVTSLRSPDVHWSDADRAELLAGIESGADRLDHLVGNLLDMSRLQTGTVTPLIREADLDEVVPMALGGVPEGSVRLDVPESLPMVPVDPGLLERAVANVVENAVKYSPAGHRVLVAASALGDRVQLRVVDRGPGVPDDAKERIFAPFQRYGDAPREAGVGLGLAVARGFTEAMGGTLEAEDTPGGGLTMVLTLRRTAAEPVPAHGPEVRTGAQP, from the coding sequence ATGGGACGCGGCAGGCTTCGGATCTATCTCGGTGCGGCGCCGGGTGTGGGGAAGACGTACGCGATGTTGGCGGAGGCGCACCGTCGGCTGGAGCGTGGCACGGATGTGGTGGTGGGGGTGGTGGAGCACCATGGGCGGCCGCGTACCGAGGTGATGGTGCAGGGCCTGGAGGCGGTGCCGCGTCGGGAGGTGGCCTACCGGGACTGCTCGTTCGCGGAGTTGGATGTGGATGCGGTGCTGGCGCGGGATCCGGCCGTGGTGTTGGTGGATGAGTTGGCGCACGGCAATGTGCCGGGCTCTGCTCGTGCCAAGCGGTGGCAGGACGTGGAGGTGTTGCTGGGGGCGGGGGTGGATGTGATCTCCACGGTGAATATCCAGCATCTGGAGTCGCTGGGTGATGTGGTGGAGTCGATCACGGGGGTGCGTCAGTTGGAGACGGTGCCTGATGAGGTGGTGCGGCGGGCGGATCAGATCGAGTTGGTGGATATGGATCCGCAGGCGCTGCGGCGGCGTATGGCGCACGGCAACATCTACCGGCCTGATCGTGTGGATGCGGCGTTGTCGCATTATTTTCGGCCGGGGAATCTGACGGCGTTGCGTGAGTTGGCGTTGTTGTGGGTGGCGGATCGGGTGGATGAGTGTCTCCAGCGGTATCGCGGGGAGCATGGCATCCGTTCGACGTGGGGGGCGCGTGAGCGGATCGTGGTGGGTCTGACGGGTGGTCCCGAGGGGCGGACGTTGATCCGGCGTGCGGTGCGGCTGGCGGAGAAGGGGGCCGGTGGGGAGGTCCTGGCGGTGCACGTCTCGCACAGTGACGGGTTGACGGCTGCTTCGCCGAAGGAGCTGGTGGTGCAGCGGGCGCTGGTGGAGGAGCTGGGGGGCACGTTCCATCATGTGATCGGCGAGGACGTGCCCGAAGCCCTCCTCGCCTTCGCCCGCGGACACAACGCCACCCAGATCGTCCTCGGCTCGTCCCGCCGCAAGGCCTGGCAGTACGTCCTCGGGCCCGGCGTGGGCGCCACGGTCGCCCGCGACAGCGGCTCCGACCTCGACGTGCACATCGTGACCCACGACGAGGTCGCCAAGGGCCGCGGCCTGCCCGTCGCACGCGGCGCGCCGCTCGGCCGCGGCCGGACCGCCGCCGGCTGGGCCGCCGGAGTGGCGGGCCCCGCGCTGCTCGCCCTGCTGCTCGCACGCACCGGCGGCGACCTCGGGCTCGCCAACGACGTGCTGCTCTTCCTCGCCTGCACCGTCGCCGCCGCCCTGCTCGGCGGGCTGCTGCCCGCACTGGCGTCGGCGGCCGTCGGCTCCCTGGTGCTGAACTGGTTCTTCACCTACCCGACGCACCGCGTGAGCATCGCCGACCCGAAGAACATGCTGGCCATCCTGGTCTTCGTGGCCGTCGCCGTCGCCGTGGCGTCCGTCGTGGACCTGGCCGCCCGCAGGGCCCAGCAGGCGGCCAGGCTGCGCGCCGAGTCGCAGGTGCTGTCGTCCCTGGCCGGGAACGTGCTGCGCGGCGAGGCACCCCTGACCGCCCTCCTGGAACGGGTACGCGAGACGTTCGCCATGGACTCCGTGGCGCTCCTGGAACGCGCGGACGGCCGCACCCAGTGGACCTGCGCGGGCAGCGTGGGCCCGGCGGACCTGCGCCGCCCCGAGGACGCCGACGCGGACATGCCCGTCGGCGACCACATGGCGCTCGCGCTGCGCGGCCGGGTACTGCCCGCCGAGGACCGCCGCGTGCTCGCCGCCTTCGCCGCCCAGGCCGCCGTCGTGCTGGACCGCCAGCGCCTGATGACCGAGGCCGCGCAGGCCCGCACCCTCGCCGAGGGCAACCGCATCCGCACCGCCCTGCTCGCCGCCGTCAGCCACGACCTGCGCACCCCGCTCGCCGCGATCAAGGCCGCCGTCACCTCCCTGCGCTCCCCGGACGTGCACTGGTCGGACGCGGACCGGGCGGAGCTGCTCGCCGGCATCGAGTCCGGCGCCGACCGGCTCGACCACCTGGTGGGCAACCTCCTCGACATGTCCCGCCTGCAGACCGGCACCGTCACCCCGCTGATCCGCGAGGCGGACCTCGACGAGGTGGTCCCGATGGCCCTCGGCGGCGTCCCCGAGGGCAGCGTGCGGCTGGACGTTCCCGAGAGCCTGCCGATGGTGCCGGTCGACCCCGGGCTGCTGGAGCGCGCCGTGGCCAACGTCGTCGAGAACGCCGTCAAGTACAGCCCCGCCGGACACCGCGTCCTCGTCGCCGCCAGCGCGCTCGGCGACCGCGTCCAGCTGCGTGTCGTCGACCGGGGCCCCGGCGTGCCCGACGACGCCAAGGAACGCATCTTCGCGCCCTTCCAGCGGTACGGGGACGCGCCCCGCGAAGCCGGCGTCGGGCTCGGGCTCGCCGTCGCCCGGGGCTTCACCGAGGCGATGGGCGGCACGCTCGAGGCCGAGGACACCCCCGGCGGGGGCCTCACGATGGTGCTCACCCTGCGCCGCACCGCAGCGGAACCAGTCCCGGCGCACGGCCCGGAGGTGCGGACAGGGGCGCAACCCTGA